The Halobacteriovoraceae bacterium genome includes a region encoding these proteins:
- a CDS encoding carbonic anhydrase, with protein MDIDKILKNNKDWIGQKLAQDQDFFKNLGRGQKPKILYIGCSDSRVTAEELMGANPGEVFVHRNIANMVSSIDLNVMSVIEYAVIHLEVDHIIICGHYGCGGVKAALESKDLGILNPWLRNIRDVYRLHRRELNSIDNEEQRYQRLVELNIQEQCVNAIKTASVQKAFRGRGLKVYGWVFDVHTGKLIDLKIDFETILNSIMEIYHLD; from the coding sequence ATGGATATAGATAAAATTTTAAAAAATAATAAAGATTGGATTGGACAAAAACTGGCACAAGACCAAGATTTTTTTAAAAATCTAGGGCGTGGACAAAAACCAAAAATTCTCTATATCGGTTGTTCCGATAGTCGAGTGACGGCCGAAGAACTTATGGGGGCAAATCCTGGAGAAGTTTTTGTTCATAGAAATATTGCCAATATGGTAAGTAGTATAGATCTGAATGTTATGAGTGTTATTGAATACGCGGTTATTCACCTCGAAGTTGATCATATAATCATATGTGGACACTATGGGTGTGGAGGAGTGAAAGCTGCTCTAGAAAGTAAAGATCTGGGTATACTCAATCCTTGGCTCAGAAATATCAGGGATGTGTATAGACTGCATCGAAGAGAGCTAAATTCAATTGATAACGAAGAACAAAGATATCAGAGATTAGTTGAGTTAAATATTCAGGAACAATGTGTGAATGCTATAAAGACAGCAAGTGTTCAGAAAGCTTTCAGGGGAAGAGGCCTAAAAGTCTACGGGTGGGTTTTTGATGTTCATACTGGAAAGCTTATTGATCTTAAAATTGACTTTGAAACCATCTTAAATAGTATAATGGAAATTTATCATCTTGATTGA